The Mixophyes fleayi isolate aMixFle1 chromosome 9, aMixFle1.hap1, whole genome shotgun sequence DNA window CCCCTGGAGAAGTCTCTCTTCGGCTTGCCAGGTGCCCTGCGTGACCATACCTTGCATGTGAGCATCCCAGACTATTGAACTGGCGTCTGTAGTAAGGACACACCAGTCTGGTATCGAGAGAGACACCTTGCTTTCTCAAGCCTCGGAGCTGCCACCAATCCAGGGACTGTCTTGCCAACCTTGAGAGGTTGATTTTGGAATCTAGAGACCCCACTGTACAATCTTGCCCATGGAAggattcctattgttgaggaaaacattcctagaaGACGAAGACACGTTTGTGCTGAAATTCGATGTTAAACCTGGGCTTGATGCGCCAGCGACTGGATTTTGTCCAACCTTTCCTGAGACAGACCTTGTCcgttcttgtatttatttgcactcctagaaacACTAGCTGTTGTGAGGGTATCAGATGGCTTTTTGATACACTGATTAACCAACCGTGCTGCTGCATGAACCAGATTACATGGGATTTAACCTGTAAGGCCGCTTCCTCTGACCCCACAACGCTACTGCTCTCTCCCCGAGTGCCGGTATGAGAACTATAAGGACTTTGGCTTTTCCATGTCTCCAAGAACATTTACCAAACGGAAGACAAGTAAATTGGAAGTGGCGTCCTTGAATGCAGAACCTCAGGAATTGCTGGTGAAGGATCgggatatgaaaatatgcatcctATAAGTCTATCGCCAtcagaaaatctcctgtttctactGCCTTGAGGATCGAGCTGATAGACTCAGTTCAAAAGTGTTTTGCTTGCACATAGCAATCGAGAGCTCGTAAATCTAGTTCCGTTCTGAAGGCACCTGATGCTTTCTGGACGAGGAACAGCTTGGAATAGAACCCCGTGTTTTCCTGATTTGTCTGCACCGCCACAATAGCCTTTGTTTCCAACATGCCTTTTAGGCTTTCCTCCAATGCTTGCCGTTCTAAGACAGACGTGGGACTTCTTGACTGAACAAATCTGTTTCCTTTTGACCAGGTATGAAATTCTATGGCAGATCCCCTGGTGACAATCTCCTGGACCTATTTGTCTTATTCAAAATGTCTGCAAAGCTTGATATCCTGCCGCCAACTGGagttagtggagactggatcTGCAGATAGTCATTGGGttctttgctgtccttgtttCCCCCTCTTTGACCTGAAGGGCCgaaaggactgtcttgccatattATCTTGGTGTCTGGAATACTGTCTCCCAGGCCTATAGGCACAGGCTTTTTTAAACTGTTGCTTTGGAGAATAAGCGAGGAACAGTCTCCCCCTTCTGTCTTGTGGTAGACGATTAGCACTACCACTTGCTAGCCTCTGCGTCAGATTATCCAGTTTCTCTCCAAACAAGAAACTACCTTCATATGGAAACGTTGTCAGACGGCTTTTGAATTGGTGATCTGCTGCCCATGGACGTAGCCAAAGCGCCCTTCTTGCTATAACTGCAGAGGCCATGTTCTTGGAAGAGAACACAATCGTATCCAACGAGGCTTtacacaagaaatcaatgcttttctgcataacTTCTGAAGACTTGGCaggacggtggctaagtggttagcacttctgcctcacagcactggggtcatgagttcaattcccaaccatggccttatctgtgtagagtttgtatgttctccccgtgtttgcgtgggtttcctcccacacgccaaaaacatactggtaggttaattggccgctacaaattaaccctagtctgtgtgtcgttctgtctctgtgtgtgtgttagggattttagactgtaagccccaatggggcagggactgatatgagtgagttctctgtacggcgctgcggaatcagtggcgctgtataaataaatggtaataataaaaaaaaaaaagactttagaAGGTACTATCTATTTATTCTATCTTCGATATCTGTATGCAGAGTGCTGGCTCACAACCTAAGGGCTCTAGTTACTGAAGCCATGGCTATCCCAGACTTTAGGGTTATTCCCGAGATGTGTAATTGCCTGAAGGAAGTCACCATCCTTCTATCCATGCCGTCTTTCAATAATCCCCCATAATCCCATGGGAGAGTGGTCGTTGAGGATAAGTCGGCTATGGCTGAATCCACCTTGGGTACAGAACAACATCTCAGCATATCTACATCCTGGAAAGGGTACATGCTGTTCAGTCTCCCCATGTTAGGATGACTCTTGTCTAAGGCTTGCTACTCCTTAGATATCAAGTCTTTTATCACCTTATGGGTATGGAACACTCTAGATTTCACTTGGTGTTCCAAAAACAGTGCATCCTGTGGTTTGACTGGAACTGTCGGATCCTCAATGACTAGAGATTTGTTAATATGCTTGAGTATAACATTCACGGTACccaaattaaacattctgggatcctctttcacctCAGCCTCACTATCCAACTCGGAATCCTACTCCTGAAAGGAACCGAGTGTTTCAGAGGATGGCCCTAGCCTCACGTCCTCCATCTATTGTGCTATTGGAGTCCTGCCCCTCTTTGCTCCCTGCTCTGGGGCCTGAAAATCCTGCATCGCTCTCACCATCCACGAAAAGAACTGTTTGAACGGTTCTGGGGGGCCAGGTGCTTCTATCGTTTCATGGGTACATGACACACAACGGATCAATGCAGTTTTTCGGCAATCGGCCATCACAAGCTGCAGACACCAGATTCTtaactttacattttcttttatcccTGCACAAGTACTGTAAACAATAGAACAAGAAGGTACTAAGTAAGCTATTCTGAAGCACACAAACACCCCCtctaagggcttaccttggggtgtccttcagcttttttggggcaggctcctggtccatagtgcactGTATCCAGATAGCTGCTAGGTCCTGAATTATACATCCATCTATAGAAAACAATGAGCCTCATATAATGGGCCTTAAGAAAGGTGCCTGCCCTGACATCATCAAAGTGTGTCCATAGCAGGGTAACAATTTCCACCCATCTTCCTCCTGACAGGTGGTATGGTAAACAGGAGTCAGCGCTGGCCGGCGATCCGTCCGGCGTACTGCGCGCGTGTCCTCTATCCTTGTGCGCACACCCATAGGCAGTACCTTCAGACTCCAAACAGCTCACGCCGAAGGGAACGAACCGGTCCTAGCACAGACCCGCTGAACTGTACACACAGCTAGCCTGAGGAGGAAAGCCTAAAAACTCAGGCAAGTCCTCTAgaataaaataacacaaaaaaaagcgcTACTCTGCACTAGCCTGTCATACACACGCTGAGACAGGAAGAagagacactgaggaagaggaggagctgccttatatggAGTTCAGGTGGGCCGAattttcctgtctacactaagctgatcagggtattaacccattgtaagggctgccatggagttggGAAAGGAAATATATATTCTGGTTTGACCACATTATATGCATTTTGCAATGGATTAAAGTGATTTTTGCACTTTGGTTACCTGCTTATTGATCACTTTTTGTGTATTTTCTTAGTTTTGAGCAGGGATTAGCAATAAACTCCGCTTTTGCGGCTGCGCTACATAAAAGTTATAGTGTAGCGCAGCCCAGTGCAGGAGTTTTTCCTTTTAACACAGTGTAGTTAGTAATTAAAACCAATACACGTACCAGAAGTTTCACTTAATAGCCATGAGAATTGGGTGGTTCAGTAGCACAAGATAAGGGCTTATCAAGATGTTCAGTCTCAAAACTCATCCCCAATCTCAGGTACAAGATCATCAACCCTGGAAATGATGTCAATCAGTTGACCTCAAGTATATAAAGGGATATATACAAAGGAAAATAGACTTTAATTAAGGAAGGTAGATTAAAGTCACAAGTTTTCTTAATGAACTCTGAAGCACTGATAGCAGAACTCACTGTTTGTAAAGATATTTATAGgagtgtataaatatattaacattacTTTAATTATATCATAATTATATTAAAACTTGTAAAACAGCACTATAAGGCTATACAGGAAACTTCGTAGGACAATAATAAAGTTGGACAATACACAAATCACATTTACCTCTGGATGACGGTTAGAAGCAGGTGCACAATAGCTGGAGGTAGAATCAGTCTCATTTGCATTGAGCCACTGTGTTTAACCTAAATATCACACTACAGACAGTTATTACCGACAGTATCATTTTCTATCCAGAGTATATTCAATCTGCTCCAGTCTCTCCAACCAGCTGGACCAGTCTTCCCAGTTACAATGTTACTATTAAACTTAAAAACAGATGACACCTTCAGTGCATTAACATGTGAGCGTTTAAATAGAACCTTCAGGTGCGCAATGTTCAACATAGTGTAAGCGCTCTACGCAGTCCTGTTAGTACTACAGCAACCAGCATGCCCTGCTTCTTTTCATAGTCACTGGCCACTTAATAATTACCTACAACACCTGACTTTGAATATTCAGCACTATTGAGTGCCGATATGGAAGATTACCAACAACTAACGATAGTCCAGTAAATATAAGCATCCCTAACTTGGAGGGTTACCTAGAAAGAGTGCTCATCGGCTGCTTGAGGTTGGACGGAGGatctacctgctcctgtgctgtttgcagTACTTTCCTCGGAATACTGTTGATCCTGTGCCTCATCCTCCATATTAGCATCCTTTACCCCTGGACACAACACACACATGCGCCGGGCAGATGTGTTGGTGTGCGTGCATCGTTTTATCTAAATACCTATTTCTTCTACCACATTTGCTACCAAAAGGTAGCAACAAGCTATCCATGGGTAGCCAGCCCTTCTCCTCGCCTTGCACCACCAACGGTGTGTTGCCGGGAAACTTCAATGGAAGCAACCCACAAAACACCGGTCCTCTCTCACATCAGATAGACAAGAAAAGACACAGGAAGTAGAGTCGCTGCATGTATAGTGTGCGTTTATAATTTCCTGTTTCTACATAAAGCTAGAAGGGACCAACCCGTTGTGAGGGCTGCCATGGAGAGGAAATATTATTTATACGACTGTATAAAATTCTGTTTTCCATAAAAATGTGGCCAAAGAGAACACTGTTCCAATAGATTTCATGTCTGGCATTTCATACCAGCAGATTAAGTTGTACAGCAATTCCCACTCATtaataaaagcaaacatttaGATTTTGGGGGGTATTTTTAGAGCAGGTTTACACATCCATGACCTTTACTACATGAAAACAAACCCtaatagggaaaaaaatatattttaaaagcaatatttGGAATCATTTTGAAAGAAACAATTTTCTCACGGCTAATTTTAATCTCAGATTGTTAGTTAGAAACGATAACATTTGCATCTGTACTTTTAATTTCTAGAGCACAAAACACAGGAGTCAGACTTAATaaaacaaagatttattctcaaaggttttttctcttttttttttacaaaacaaaagtaaagaaggtatgtgtggGAGAAGATATCCAAAATTCCCCAGGGAGATAATTAAGATATCCCAAGGTGATATCCACTCGGACAGAAGCAAAATATCCCTAAAGACTCGCTCATTCCTGAGAGCCTTCTACTGACATTCACAAAGGAGCGGACATTGCCAGGACATACCCTGAGGTCCTAGACCTAATGACTACTTACGAAGTAGAGTCCTGTGAACTCCCTCCTCTTATCACCCCTATCTCCCAATACCTTCTCTTTCCATATTGGTAACACTTGGCAGCTATTCTCTTAATATCCAGACAACACCACTCaagtacaccccccccccccccttcccaatggTCCCAGACACCTTCTCCTCAAATTTATTGTACAAAAGGAGTCAGTCGGAGAGAACAATCACTTCGTCCGGGTCACACTGTGTAGAGGCATGAGACTAAACAAGGGAAGACAAGAGGAAAAAgagaaagggaggagagaagagagaaagggcAGGGAGTGGATGAGAAGGCAAGAGGGAAAAGGGTGGGAGATAGGCAAGTGGGGAAAGGGGTAAGGAGAGGTCACACGGAAAATGGTAGTGGAAAGGGAAGGGGAGAAGGAAAAGGGAGTGTAagcaagaggaaaaaaaagtcagGGGAGGGAATGAATAAGGGAATACAcaagagggaatgggagagagagcAGGATGGAAGtgaaatacaaacaaaacagagaaagaggggaggagagaaaataAGCAACATTAGTTATTAGATACGGTTATTGTATTTTATAGTTATTTCAGCTACTAACCTTCTATATAAAGACAGCTATGCTGTTCCTCACCTTGTTAGCCTGTTCAGATGGTCTTGTTGGTGTTCCTGGTGGGCTACAGGTTCCTACCAGGTCCAGAGTTAGATTGTTATCACTGTCGGGATCAGAAGAGCTAGATAGAGATGTGTGTGAACTGCTGGAAGAGGGTAAAGACAATGTAAACATTAATACACCTGACACAAAGAAAAATGACGCTGAATAATTACTTAAAGAGTCAATGGATAATAAATATTTCCTTTAACTTTAGTAGAACAAACAAAGGCAGCTTCTATGCATTTATATGTAACCCTATTGTTTCCAAGCAGGGAAGAAAATCACGTGAGCCGACAGTACGGCCTATCCATTCACCAGCAACAGTCATTGTGTGGGCTCAGCCAATATTCATGAAGTTACCCATTCACTGGGAACCAGAGACATCGAGGTAGAAAGTTCTGAGTGAATGGAAAAGctgtatgattattggttcagccTATAAAggtgcctccactgtgtgcagtgtAACACTAACCCTGCAGATCCACCACTTGCACATAACAATTACATGTGTTACTGATTTAAAGAGCAATAGAGGGAGCATAAAAACCTTACTTAGCAACAGGGTCTATTATCCCGACAAAACATTGTTGTTATTGTGGGGTTTTTGTCCTTTTCATCTGTGTTTGACATCATTTCTACATAAGCGTTAGTACAATATTGACTGGGTGGGCTGCATACATCATAGAGGCCTTGATCACCTTCTCCTTAGGTCTCAAAATTTGGACCAAATAACATCTGGATGGGAATTTTATGATAAAGGGAATAAAGTGTATCCAATCCTGGCGAGGGAACTGAACCAGCGAATAAAGATGATTTCCAGGTACTTAACACCCTCCTCCCTGAGAGAAGCATGTACTCAGGACAAGATGACAGACACTACTAATTACACTTTGTTGAAGACCTCCGAGAAAAGAAAGAATGTTCTTCGAATCTCAATCCTGGCCACATTCTGGATGACTACGATAAGCACCATACTTAGATAACAGAACTACCGCTGACTTATCACTGATACTGGAGAACAATTAAATGCTTCTCTTCTGAACTACCTCCTACATAAATTGCCGATCGTAATTTAGTAACCAATAACAAGTGATGATAGTCAAAATACTAAGGTCTTGGGTCTGGAGGGAAACACTgtacattatttaaaaacaattcaTTATCCTCCAAATGATTTATAATGCAGTTTTCGAAGGGAAAGGTGAATTCCCATCAGATATACTTCAAACACAAATTATACATAGCTATTCCCCAAACCAGATAACAATTAAACCCAAAGTTTGTGTTGCAGACTGACGTCTCCTATTAATTCATCTATCAAGTGAGTTGCCAACATGTTGTCTTGCAGATTTCATTTGATATTATCACATTTCATCCAATTGAACCAAATGGGTTCTGTGCCAGGGAGGCAGAAAACTAACATTAGGCATTTATTAAACTTTCTTCATTATTTCAAAGCTCACAGGGTGCCCCTAGTCACCCTGTTTCCGGATGCTGAACAGGCATTTGAGAGGTTTGACTAGAGGCTGAAGATGTTTCACGAATGGGATAAGGAGCCCATATACAAGTGTGTTAAGATATACAATATGGATTATATTTGGATGGCGCTCCCTGGCAGGTATTGGCTGTGCCTTGAGGCTTTAGCTGTGCTGGATAGATCATGCCCCAGTAATCAAGGTAATTGGATTAATTTTATAGAATAGAGGGTAGCACTCTCTGAGGGTGACCTTGTCTTGTCCTTTGACTTCACTACCCAGAgctctcagcagcactgatcCATTGCGAACATTTCTGTATCTGAATTTTTAATTCAAGTGGTCTTGAGTCAGTGTGAAAATAGCTGGGAGTATACCTCAGCGGTGGTACAAGAGAATTGCATAGTTTGAATTAAACCTATACGACTAAAGTGATAAAGGTCTAACTTAGACTTTGGTCTTCTTACCGAATGTTACTATATTATATTACCAGGCAGAATATGGTAAGATAATAGTACTTCCCAAGATACTGTGTCTATTGAGAGCACAATATATAGAGGTCTCTCTTGATGACCGACACTTGAGTTGAACGGCCGGATTAGACATGACAACATCACAGGCAGATAAAGTTATCGTCAGGCTACATCTGCTATCCGTCCTGAGATGTCAGATCTTGGaattttgtatgtgttttacaCTCTACATATATATGTGGTGAGAAGAAAAAACCCAgaaaacaatggatttccagggTTGTACTGGCAATATAACTTTTCTTTGCTCTCACTTAATATAAAAGCTTTTTGGTTGGCACAACCTACCCTATAGTTGGGTAAAAATGGACGACTATATGGTGAAACCAATTTGTTAGAAGCAGTCTGTGGTTACCAGATAAGGATCAGGCCCAAAAGGCCTTAATCCCCTTCCTTACTACAATATCAAACTATAGGACTCTTTAAGGAACAGACAACTTCATTAGCCCTCCCACCACTAATACCTATTCTAGTCAGCCCCAGCTTTCTTCCAGGACAGGATCCCAATTCTTGGTCCTTAGGTTTGTCCCAAGGTGATACAAAGGAGAGTAGTTTTTAGCAGAATGGGACTATAATTATTTGGGCAATAAATAGTCATGATTTCATCAAGTCTCTCAATTTGTGCAAGGTTTACTGCAAGCTAAGGGAACAATACTCTGCCCTAGTTTGTAATGTGTCTCATGTTCCAGGCTAGATTGTGAACATTTTTTCATACATTGACATGTCAGACAAGTCAAGTGATGTAAGATCATGGAGAAGTAGGAGGAAAGGTTAAGCTGCTCTCTTGCGGAAGAGAAACAGATTGCAATGTAAGAAAACATGTATAAATGTTCTGTGATCATTATAATTATAAAACGTTTCAAACTCCTCCATAGTTAGCACATTTCTCCTATAAAGCTTAACTACCTATTTCAAACACACTGTTATTGGCGATGTGGGAGGGACTGGTAAACATgtttcaagagaaaaaaaaataccatctGGTACATAACATTAGAAAAATCAAAGTGTTCTGGGCTCCCATGAATTCTAAAGGTGGGATATTCTATCTGTCTCCGATCCATCTTATGACTGGAGAATCGTTCTATTTAACCATAAGCCAACACTTACAAAATATTCTACCGGGGAGTTATGACAACTATGGAGTCCTTAATTGAAGTCAGAAGGCTGATTCTCCATCTGGTACATAGGTCTTGCCTACATATGTACATCCATATACTTGGATTGTTTTGTCTAAGCTATAGGGGAAGTGAttaaaccagtggatcccaaactcttttcagttcaaggcacccttaggctctccataatattttcaaggcatCGGTAAGGCAAAATAGTTACTAAGTGGTCcgccaccttgcttaccactggccctggtcgaggcacccctgtgcaatcgccgaggcaccccagggagcttaGGCGCACAGTtggggaaccactggattaaccCGTTTCTTTCCCCACTACTATAGGCACAGAAAAACATCCATAAGAGTCTCCAGGTGGATCCAGCAGCCTGGATGGAATGTTTGTTGCAAGTTACTAAACTTTGATATATAGTCTATTTTCCTTTACAGTTTCAGCTCATGTTTGCTTTCATCGGACTGCTTGTAATGCACACAAAGTAACGGTTATGTTTTATGAGACCCATAAAATGAAAAGTACATACACTAACAATTCTGTTGCAATGTCTGTTGCAGTGTTGCAATgggcattgtcattttttttacatatacattcatGAATGATGCAAGACGATATTTCAAGTTGAATCAGTTAGAAACAATGTTGACATATCCCAGATTTCCCTTACAAACCATTCACCAACTTCACCCGTCCCTCGTCCAAATTGCCAAATACAAGAACTGTCCTCTATCTTACCAGTCTGTCTTCGCTCTCTTCGCCTGACCTTCAACCTGGTCACTCCCGTTGCACTTTGTAACCCCGTTCTCAGTCCATGAAGATGAGGGGATCTTTTTCCTCTTCCTGCACGGAGAACGCTCTTGCTTGATCAATCTAGGCTTGATGGAGTCTCTGTGTGCTGTCTTATGTTTGTTAAGTTTTGGGCTACTCTTTTGCATTTCTGTTGCCACGTCTACTCCATTGCTGTTGCCCAAAGGAGACCTGTCAGAGTCTGTGTTATTTTCACAAATGTTCTCGTCTAACGCGTCTATGCTGGTTTGCGTAATCTCGTCAGAGTGTTCCGTATCACTGCTGGAGGGTTCTTGATTTTTTGTGAATGAAGAATCAACTACAAGATCATCAATTACAGAAGTATCTACACAGACCGGCTCCTCACCAGTGGTAGTGCAACCTTCGCTTCTATGCACCTCTGTGTCTATACTTGTCCTACTATCTACACAAGGCTCTTCAGGATATACCCCTTCTAAACATTCTTTCCTGCTGACCTCTGAAGGCGAGGACTCCTCAATTTCAGCTACTGTCCTCGCATCACCACTTCCACCCTGTGAAGTATCGTCTGCTAAGTCTTCCCCGAATGGCTCAACGTCACCATCGTTTTTCTCTATTGATGAACAAATAGCTGGTAATAAATTGTTCTGCACATCTGCATGCTCCCCAGTGAGCTCTATCTTGCCAGCAGGCGATTTACACTCCAAAAGCACATTTCCATTCTCTATTGCGTTCTTCTCACTTCTCTCTGCCGTAACTTGTGCTAACCCACCACTTTCGTGCTCCACCTCCGTGTACTCCTCAACGCTTGTCTCACCAGAGGTGATGCTCTGATTCACACAGTCTTCCTGTTCGACACTGTGCTCATTCTCTATCTCGGCTGTAGTTGGGGTGTCATCACAATGCACCAGGAGACCAGGAGAGTCGGAAGGTAGGGCTTCCCCTTCCGACTCAATGGACGTATTCTGGGATTCTTTATCATGGGACAGAAGCGTAGAAGCTGGAGAGGATTCCTGTTCCATTGCTTCTTCTTCTACCTCCTGAATAATGTCTTCTTCTCCATAATCTatatcatcttcctcttctttaTCGCTGTCTTCCTCTCCAGCTGAAGAAAAGACCTGTGGATCAGACGCTATGTCCATGTTTTGATCGGCCTCGTTTTCTTGGTCACCGGGACTTTCTTCTGGATAGAAGAGGGAAGAACACAATATATGTGTTACATGTCTAAAAAATGATTTATGGTTTTACATCACTAGTAAACTACGTTCCATTTGGCAGGTCCTGGGACTTGGACTGTTTATACGCCAATTTGATTTTGCTCAGCTAAAGACTGTAAACCATGTACAAACTTTTGAAATGGTAAAAGAGACAGATCACTGCCTTCCTGTATAAATGGACTATGACAGCAAATTTATAGACACAGATATATGGCAAGGTTGTGACATTTTGAATGGAACACAATGTACTCATTGGCTTCCTCAAAGTTTTGTGGTGTACCAATCCGTTTCCCTCCTCACCTTCCTCGTCTTCTCCCCCCTCACCATCTTCAATTTGCTGCGACTGCTTCAGTTCCTCCTCAATATCGGTGTCTGAGTCGTCTgactcttcctcctcttcctctgataCCTGTTCTGGAGATGGCGTCTGTCTACTTCTTTGGGACACCTGCGATGGTTAAGAGGAGACATTGCTGCAACTGGGACTAAACAGGACTAAGCACCTGTAACCATCATGTGATACAAAAAGGATGAAACACCAtagaaaatattttgtatataacTGTATGTTAATGTTTAACatataatgaaaaatagtttGAACATAAGTCGCTATTGTAGGAGCTTTTGTTGTAGCCGAAGCAAAGAAGAAAAATGTCAGATATAGCTGAACAATACAAAAAGAAGCCAGGAttataaagaaatgtatttaattaactTGCAGGCTGTCGTGTACCAGTCAATAAGTTAAAGCTGCCTTAAGAaatcaatttaaataaaaggGTTGAGGCACCTTGTCGTCCTTGGAGGTGCTGGGCATCTCACTTTCCTTTTTCCTCTTTGTCTCCTCCACCTCCCCGTCATCCTGTAGCTCTGCATATTTTTTGATGATGTCATCTAGACGAGCAGTCGCCACTTTTCGATTGTCACGCAGATTACGTGCTAGAGATGAGTCCTGAAGAGCAGGGTCGTTCACTGAAAGATTAAACGTGTGCTACAAGTTAATCCGACAGCTAAAAGTCATTGCTGAATCAATTCACTTTATCCTAATTACACAATTCATCAGAAGGTTACTGAATACAGTGGATACATCAGCAACTTCATTCCACAACACAACAATTGTGTATACAGCTTTCCCAGAAGTGGCATAAGAGAGGCCTGGAAAAAACACATTCACAGCTGTATAATAGTAATGGAGTATATATGTAAGATTGATGCACTCGAATGGAAGAATACTACCCTCAAAACGTTCTAAAAGAAACATTTCACTATTTACAGGAGAACAAGCTCACACCGTTTGTTTCAACTATAGCAGCATTAATATTAAAGTGTACCCATTACCTAGACACAATGACCTTGTGCCTTTGTAATGCCACCAGTTCCTTGTAAACAAAGTTTGTTGACTTCCCATGAATATTAGTTCAACCCATTTATCGTCTGCCACCATGGTGCGTGGTGGCAATAGGTACGCTTTAAAAGAGAAAtacttttaaaatgcaaaaagaaaCAGGGTCTTTTCAAAACCAGGCTTTAGAGAAGTTCTGATCCTAGGGATTCAACAGGGAAGCATTTTTACTCAGTCTCCCTGTTACACTAGCACGCACAATTTCCCAGTGTTttgatataataaattaatattattgttgcTCATGCGACACATTCGGATCAATATTAACTTTCCGTTTCTTTACTCTCAAAACAGGTGATGGTGTGGCATCCCATTTTCCACATTGTAATAGTTCTGCAGCTGTGAGTTTCAAGagtcattttaactttttttttttttccaatgtatatacttgtggctggatcacgtaaaAATATTGCAGATATTTATTTCAATCACGTAATGTATATCAATGCAAATGTACTGAGTTttgatattgtgttgtatttttatcTTGGAAATGTAGCGATATTCCATGTTAGAAGAAATTTGTTTTCTGTAATTTTTCTAAAGGAAGtcccccatgctaattaggcctttttATTGTGACCAGTttagtctgaatgcacagcagaaTGTTGTTACCTTTATCCTGTCTTGCTACAAAGATAGGCAAACTACATAAATAACGCAAGCAGCAAGTAATTTAGAAAATCACAGTGATATAAATATTGTTAAAGTTTAAATTGCATTATCTCAAGTCTAGAGaacattgcatcctgatgctaaatatctgaTGCAAAATCTCCGACTTGTGGTGCCAGGTAGGAAGGGGGCttggttaccccctgccaacatgtgttggcagggggtaaccaaGCCCAC harbors:
- the DAXX gene encoding death domain-associated protein 6 isoform X1, encoding MADADEIIVLDDDDDDEEPPHTSEAKASPGKTPPQSNGKNEDSKNNKKGVIQSAENKKLFEEFGEYCSKLTSDNPEVITFLQTRYTKANPSYLSSVEFRNTLGRCLTRVQNKRTKVFVYINELCTALKANSQKRKVSLHIPAPAQPALEEAQCVNDKEEEIKEKPERKRGSKRQIRYLENLLRIYSQEIQKLQEKEMSVEDLEDEDSSYIQESRLKRKLLRIFDKLCELKDCPSLTGRVIEQRIQYRGTRYPEVNRRLEKFINISRDIFPDYGDVLREVERANEKHNLGLSRKLMQGLAQDAFRELGNKLQDRRHLDMVYNFGSHLTDSFKNVNDPALQDSSLARNLRDNRKVATARLDDIIKKYAELQDDGEVEETKRKKESEMPSTSKDDKVSQRSRQTPSPEQVSEEEEEESDDSDTDIEEELKQSQQIEDGEGGEDEEEESPGDQENEADQNMDIASDPQVFSSAGEEDSDKEEEDDIDYGEEDIIQEVEEEAMEQESSPASTLLSHDKESQNTSIESEGEALPSDSPGLLVHCDDTPTTAEIENEHSVEQEDCVNQSITSGETSVEEYTEVEHESGGLAQVTAERSEKNAIENGNVLLECKSPAGKIELTGEHADVQNNLLPAICSSIEKNDGDVEPFGEDLADDTSQGGSGDARTVAEIEESSPSEVSRKECLEGVYPEEPCVDSRTSIDTEVHRSEGCTTTGEEPVCVDTSVIDDLVVDSSFTKNQEPSSSDTEHSDEITQTSIDALDENICENNTDSDRSPLGNSNGVDVATEMQKSSPKLNKHKTAHRDSIKPRLIKQERSPCRKRKKIPSSSWTENGVTKCNGSDQVEGQAKRAKTDCSSHTSLSSSSDPDSDNNLTLDLVGTCSPPGTPTRPSEQANKSHASTQCDPDEVIVLSD
- the DAXX gene encoding death domain-associated protein 6 isoform X4, which codes for MADADEIIVLDDDDDDEEPPHTSEAKASPGKTPPQSNGKNEDSKNNKKGVIQSAENKKLFEEFGEYCSKLTSDNPEVITFLQTRYTKANPSYLSSVEFRNTLGRCLTRVQNKRTKVFVYINELCTALKANSQKRKVSLHIPAPAQPALEEAQCVNDKEEEIKEKPERKRGSKRQIRYLENLLRIYSQEIQKLQEKEMSVEDLEDEDSSYIQESRLKRKLLRIFDKLCELKDCPSLTGRVIEQRIQYRGTRYPEVNRRLEKFINISRDIFPDYGDVLREVERANEKHNLGLSRKLMQGLAQDAFRELGNKLQDRRHLDMVYNFGSHLTDSFKNVNDPALQDSSLARNLRDNRKVATARLDDIIKKYAELQDDGEVEETKRKKESEMPSTSKDDKVSQRSRQTPSPEQVSEEEEEESDDSDTDIEEELKQSQQIEDGEGGEDEEEESPGDQENEADQNMDIASDPQVFSSAGEEDSDKEEEDDIDYGEEDIIQEVEEEAMEQESSPASTLLSHDKESQNTSIESEGEALPSDSPGLLVHCDDTPTTAEIENEHSVEQEDCVNQSITSGETSVEEYTEVEHESGGLAQVTAERSEKNAIENGNVLLECKSPAGKIELTGEHADVQNNLLPAICSSIEKNDGDVEPFGEDLADDTSQGGSGDARTVAEIEESSPSEVSRKECLEGVYPEEPCVDSRTSIDTEVHRSEGCTTTGEEPVCVDTSVIDDLVVDSSFTKNQEPSSSDTEHSDEITQTSIDALDENICENNTDSDRSPLGNSNGVDVATEMQKSSPKLNKHKTAHRDSIKPRLIKQERSPCRKRKKIPSSSWTENGVTKCNGSDQVEGQAKRAKTDCSSHTSLSSSSDPDSDNNLTLDLVGTCSPPGTPTRPSEQANKCDPDEVIVLSD